The following proteins come from a genomic window of Caldisericum sp.:
- a CDS encoding cysteine--tRNA ligase, with product MLKVYNDLTRKLEEFTTREKGKVYMYVCGLTPYDYAHAGHGRSAVVYDVMHRYLTYLGYEVIHISNFTDIDDKIIERSNELKVNFKELAEKYASIYLEDLKKLNVLPLYAYPRATEFIEDIIEMVKVLVEKGYAYEISDGVYYDVTKFKDYGKLSHRNLEELQAGARIEVNPEKRNPLDFALWKKAKEGEPFWDSPWGKGRPGWHIECSAMTLKILGNSFDIHGGGDDLIFPHHENEIAQSEAYTGVEPFVRFWVHNGMLNVNREKMSKSLRNFFNLHTLLEDYDGEVLRLFYISVSYRKPLNFDLEGLEVARKNYEYLHNSYLELKKYLNRATSGDMSIKEQILKWKEQFMEAMDDDFNTPVAISVLFEIFRFFNANKDSISKDDLAMLNNVLKDMFYILGFDRIGEERNIDFSFKEKISKVLEEFLKDESIKEALSQKELDDPIEALNALIEVRNKFRKEKNFALSDKIRDGLKEIGIILEDTKDGTKYRLEATNG from the coding sequence ATGCTTAAGGTTTATAATGACCTTACAAGAAAACTTGAAGAATTTACAACCCGTGAAAAAGGCAAGGTTTATATGTATGTATGTGGGCTTACGCCATATGATTATGCTCATGCAGGACACGGACGTTCTGCTGTGGTATACGATGTAATGCATAGATATCTTACCTATCTTGGATATGAAGTTATTCATATTTCAAACTTTACGGATATTGATGACAAAATCATCGAAAGATCAAATGAACTCAAGGTAAACTTTAAGGAACTTGCAGAAAAGTATGCTTCAATCTATCTTGAAGACCTTAAGAAACTGAATGTATTGCCTCTCTATGCATATCCACGAGCAACCGAGTTTATAGAGGATATTATTGAAATGGTAAAGGTACTTGTCGAAAAAGGGTACGCATACGAGATATCCGATGGTGTATATTATGATGTGACAAAGTTTAAGGACTATGGGAAACTTTCTCACAGGAATTTAGAAGAACTCCAGGCAGGCGCAAGGATTGAGGTAAACCCGGAAAAGAGAAACCCGCTTGATTTTGCACTCTGGAAAAAGGCAAAAGAAGGTGAACCTTTCTGGGATAGCCCCTGGGGTAAAGGAAGACCAGGCTGGCATATAGAGTGTTCTGCGATGACTCTAAAAATACTTGGCAACTCTTTTGATATTCATGGTGGCGGTGACGATCTTATATTCCCTCACCACGAAAATGAGATTGCTCAGTCCGAAGCGTATACTGGTGTTGAGCCTTTCGTGAGATTCTGGGTTCACAATGGAATGCTTAATGTAAACAGAGAAAAAATGAGTAAGTCCCTTCGGAACTTCTTTAATCTTCATACGCTTCTTGAGGATTACGACGGAGAGGTTTTAAGGCTTTTCTATATATCAGTCTCCTACAGAAAGCCTTTGAATTTTGACCTTGAAGGGTTGGAAGTTGCTCGTAAAAACTACGAGTATCTTCATAATAGTTATCTCGAGTTGAAAAAGTATCTTAACAGGGCTACATCAGGAGATATGTCTATAAAAGAGCAAATATTAAAGTGGAAAGAACAATTTATGGAAGCAATGGATGATGATTTTAATACACCAGTTGCTATCTCAGTTTTGTTCGAAATATTTAGATTTTTCAATGCAAACAAGGATAGTATCTCAAAAGACGACCTTGCAATGCTTAATAATGTTCTCAAGGATATGTTTTATATTCTTGGCTTTGATAGGATTGGGGAGGAAAGAAATATTGATTTCTCATTTAAGGAAAAAATTTCAAAGGTTTTGGAAGAATTTTTGAAGGATGAAAGCATAAAAGAAGCGCTTTCTCAAAAAGAATTAGACGATCCTATCGAAGCTCTTAATGCATTAATTGAGGTAAGAAATAAGTTTAGAAAAGAGAAGAACTTCGCTCTTTCTGACAAAATAAGGGATGGGCTTAAGGAGATAGGAATAATTTTAGAAGACACGAAAGATGGTACAAAATATAGATTAGAGGCGACAAATGGATAA